Proteins co-encoded in one Echeneis naucrates chromosome 22, fEcheNa1.1, whole genome shotgun sequence genomic window:
- the LOC115035495 gene encoding ALK tyrosine kinase receptor-like: MEGDGEVIISPVQNCSQCESGECHGTKDSIVCYCDDYFILATDGVSCINATVSPLSPQPTLSSMALGLSVGTSALIAALLLAVSGVMIMYRRKHTELQSIQLELQSPDCKLSKLRASTIMTDYNPNYCFAGKTSSVNDLKEVPRRNISLTRGLGHGAFGEVYEGLAVGIPGEPSPLQVAVKTLPEVCSEQDELDFLMEALIISKFSHQNIVRCIGVSLQAMPRFILLELMTGGDLKTFLRETRPRLEHPSSLTMVDLLNVARDIAKGCQYLEENQFIHRDIAARNCLLTCKGAGRVAKIGDFGMARDIYRASYYRKGGRAMLPVKWMPPEAFMEGIFTSKTDTWSFGVLLWEIFSLGYMPYPSRSNQEVLEFVTNGGRMDPPKNCPGPVYRIMTQSWQHQPEDRPNFSSILERIDYCLQDPDVVNMPLPIEYGPIPEEEERVPMRPDDASAPTVLVNPQVPDGEAPQPPPSYPSDENQRGGEHSVVTSTALEAKAQTSAAQPYLHQHKQPHTQTSVTLTTTNTVTSTATLTLTAKGPHVTTQPSAEGGHINLAFTQGHPPEKEGHNGKSTSLWNPTYGSWFLQQQQRKQQQQQQQQQQQRQGGVGGPGGSVGRVPGEGQEHVGRTVAEVAGALGLQHQHKQFQHQFQQQHQLQLLQQQQQGLCRPLLPPPPPSAAQSPLLLDSAALAPVPLYRLRRFPCGNIGYGYQEQGLPLEATHANPNPAPPPPPSQQGPSMTSLAPHQRGAPIPTSVSLGRAGMSEDSRPLLVTMGTVQDPRLPRMEGHNATVL, translated from the exons ATGGAGGGGGACGGTGAGGTGATCATCAGCCCGGTACAGAACTGCAGCCAGTGTGAGAGCGGTGAATGCCACGGAACCAAGGACAGCATTGTCTGCTACTGCGATGACTACTTCATCCTGGCAACAGATGGAGTGTCCTGCATCAATGCTACAG TGTCCCCGCTGTCTCCCCAGCCTACTCTCTCCTCCATGGCACTGGGTCTGTCTGTGGGCACCTCAGCTCTCATCGCGGCACTGCTGCTAGCCGTGTCAGGAGTCATGATAA TGTATAGGCGTAAACACACGGAGCTGCAGTCCAttcagctggagctgcagagtCCAGATTGCAAACTCAGTAAGCTGCGGGCCTCCACCATCATGACCGACTACAACCCCAACTACTGCTTTGCTGGCAAGACATCATCTGTCAATGACCTGAAGGAAGTGCCACGACGCAACATCTCCCTCACAAG GGGCCTGGGTCACGGGGCTTTTGGGGAAGTGTATGAGGGGCTCGCTGTGGGGATACCTGGTGAGCCAAGTCCGCTGCAGGTGGCAGTTAAG ACCCTTCCTGAGGTCTGTTCAGAGCAAGATGAACTGGACTTCTTAATGGAGGCTCTAATCATTAG CAAGTTCAGCCACCAGAACATTGTACGTTGTATAGGAGTGAGTCTCCAGGCCATGCCCAGGTTCATTTTGCTGGAGCTAATGACAGGAGGAGACCTCAAGACTTTCCTGAGGGAGACCAGACCCCGACTG GAGCACCCATCAAGCCTAACCATGGTAGACCTTCTCAATGTGGCCAGAGACATTGCTAAGGGCTGCCAGTATCTGGAGGAGAACCAATTTATACACAG ggACATAGCAGCTCGGAATTGCCTACTGACCTGTAAAGGAGCAGGTCGTGTGGCCAAGATCGGAGATTTCGGGATGGCCCGAGACATTTACAG GGCAAGTTATTACAGGAAGGGGGGCCGTGCCATGCTGCCAGTCAAGTGGATGCCCCCTGAAGCCTTCATGGAGGGCATCTTCACATCAAAAACAGACACGTG GTCATTTGGCGTTCTGCTGTGGGAGATCTTCTCATTGGGCTACATGCCATATCCAAGTCGCAGCAACCAAGAAGTGTTGGAGTTTGTAACCAACGGGGGAAGGATGGACCCACCTAAAAACTGCCCTGGGCCGGT GTACCGTATCATGACTCAGAGTTGGCAGCACCAGCCTGAAGACAGGCCAAACTTCTCAAGTATCCTGGAGAGAATTGACTACTGCTTGCAG GACCCTGATGTGGTGAACATGCCCCTGCCTATAGAGTATGGGCCCAtccctgaggaggaggagcgtgTGCCCATGCGCCCTGATGACGCCTCAGCTCCGACTGTGTTGGTAAATCCCCAGGTGCCTGATGGGGAGGCTCCTCAGCCGCCACCCTCCTACCCCTCAGACGAGAACCAGCGAGGTGGGGAACACAGTGTTGTCACAAGCACAGCATTGGAGGCCAAAGCACAGACATCAGCCGCCCAGCCATACCTCCACCAACACAAGcagcctcacacacagacctcagTCACCCTGACAACCACCAACACAGTCACCTCCACAGCCACCTTAACGCTCACTGCCAAGGGACCTCATGTCACCACCCAGCCCAGTGCTGAGGGCGGCCACATTAACCTGGCCTTCACCCAGGGCCACCCACCAGAGAAGGAGGGCCACAACGGAAAGAGCACCAGTCTCTGGAACCCCACGTACGGCTCGTggttcctgcagcagcagcagaggaagcagcagcagcagcagcagcagcagcagcagcagaggcagggaGGCGTGGGGGGCCCGGGAGGGAGCGTTGGAAGGGTCCCCGGTGAGGGACAGGAGCACGTGGGCCGGACGGTGGCTGAGGTGGCAGGAGCGCTGGGTCTTCAGCACCAGCACAAGCAGTTCCAGCATCagttccagcagcagcaccaactccagctgctgcagcagcagcagcagggtctTTGTAGACCTCTcttacccccacccccaccctctgcTGCCCAGTCCCCTCTGCTTCTAGATTCAGCCGCCTTGGCTCCAGTTCCCCTCTACAGACTGAGAAGATTTCCTTGTGGGAACATTGGCTATGGCTACCAGGAACAAGGCTTGCCTCTGGAGGCCACCCACGCCAACCCCAACCCTGCCCCCCCGCCACCGCCCTCTCAGCAGGGCCCCTCCATGACCTCCTTAGCACCTCACCAGAGAGGGGCCCCTATTCCCACCTCTGTGTCCCTCGGTCGGGCCGGAATGTCCGAGGACAGCCGTCCACTGCTTGTCACCATGGGAACAGTGCAGGACCCCAGGCTGCCCAGGATGGAGGGCCACAACGCCACTGTGCTTTAG